A stretch of DNA from Brachyhypopomus gauderio isolate BG-103 chromosome 7, BGAUD_0.2, whole genome shotgun sequence:
acatacaaattaGCCACATTCTCTTATATGGCTGCAAAGCAAACTCTCACTCTTGCACACCTAAGTCCCGGtcctcaaaaacacaaacaaacaaacaaacaaaaacagccagtacatttcttttgtttttgcaaTGACTTCATGTAGCACAGTGATTCCCGACCCATGTTGAAGGTAGAAAGGTTGCACGTGGTTCCCCTGCTCCTTGTTCACATTTCCAGGCGACTCTTTGCACCTCTGGtggtttcattttcatttaatgtgtgcgtatatatatatatatatatatatatatatatatatatatatatatatatatatatatatatatatatatatatatatatatatatatatattagctcTTGGGTGGGATGACCATCACTGGATCCCCAGTCCTAGGTCTCCACATGAGGACCTGTGCATCGTTGGCATTGGGCTTGACCATGGCATTGGGGGGGATGGGTTCGTTCTTACCCAGCACCTGGGGCTGCTGCTGGGTCAAGGGCTCGCGCAGCCTGGCCCTCTTGCCCAGGGGCTTGTCCGGGTCCACTTCGATGTGCAGCTTCATGCGCCAGCGCACGGTCTGCAGCACCAGCGTCTCCCCCGACGCCTGGTTGATGGCCACGAGCCACGTGGTGAAGCTCTGGTCCCGCCAGATGCTGCTAAGCATGGGCACGTTGCTGTCGCTCACAGGCACGCCCCACGTCACGCTCGGGTAGAAGTTGTCGTTCATGCTGACCGTGAACTTGGTGTCTTTCTTGGTGGGGCCGGTGATGGTGCAAGTCTCCGTGGTGTTACCGTACCAGGGGTAGTTGACACCGTCCGAGTCACTGATAGCTTGGATCTTACTGTCACGCAGGTCTGGTAGCTCCCAGCTTGACCTGTAGGACAGAAACAGGGATGAGTGCTTTGGACGAGAGCCATGGCGACTGGGCTCAATTAGGACAAACCACCACTAAAGTTCACCGAGTCAAGGGTTTTGGGTAACCATGACAAACTGGTGAGAAAGGACGTATTGGAGCAGAAGTTGCCAAAGGCTACTTAGGGCAAGTTAAAGATAGCATAGTGCCTGCACCACATTTTCATGGTTGAGGATTTCTAGGTTAGAGGGGAGGGGATTAAAGACATCTCTTCTTCAAAGAACATCGTTGGCCATTGTAAACAGCGTGCTCCCAACGACTCTCAAGATCATCTGGCTTGCCTAGTAAATCACTCCAACAATGGCAGGTATTATCACGCCACACAAAGATCAGCAAGGACATCGGTGCCCAGCTGGAGGGAAGATCCTGGACGCCCAGCCCAGCCCGGCAATCTGTCCTGCCACTGCAAGAAAGAGTCGACCTTGTTCACTCAGAACTCGCAGATCAGCAGTATGGCTCTGACTAGCCCACAGCAGTGCTAGATTAAGGCAGAGTGCTTGCATATATATGTAACAGCAGtgacattaaaaaaaaagaggTCAAGCTAAAATGTTTTATGCTTTCATCCGTTTTCAGTCTGGAAAGCTAATATCACAAACAGCTGCTGGAAAGAAGTATAAAATGAATACACAAATTACACATGAAACAAGAGTTGCTgcttactgcagtactgcacAATGTGTTCAACCCACCAAAATAAGAGCACGCCCATGCACACTTTTCGCTGTGAAGGGCAGGTTTTCTGCAGCACCGAAGCAGAAGCAAACATGCACATATAccatgtgggtttttttttttttttttttttacagacttCCTGTCTTATGATGACAATGATCGACTATAATGTTCACCAAGGGCTTCTTTACTCAACACCAGAAATGAAACCACTGGTTTAAAACCCAGAGGCTGCACTCGTGTGCCAGAGCACAACTTCTCCATTTACATTTAATGGATGATCTAATGCTGAAAGACGAGTGGCTAATCAATGTGTCTGCACGACAGCA
This window harbors:
- the fam78ab gene encoding protein FAM78A, which translates into the protein MRQSPSDARTFSWILLLLNAMGCIQSIRCNPKSFRESIIVLEVNCSIDPNPTSIDESSSVVLRYRTPHFRAAARVLVPPVAAKETWTVGWIQACNHMEFYNKYGSKGMSSWELPDLRDSKIQAISDSDGVNYPWYGNTTETCTITGPTKKDTKFTVSMNDNFYPSVTWGVPVSDSNVPMLSSIWRDQSFTTWLVAINQASGETLVLQTVRWRMKLHIEVDPDKPLGKRARLREPLTQQQPQVLGKNEPIPPNAMVKPNANDAQVLMWRPRTGDPVMVIPPKS